tctttataggtattttactttcaaacatttaatttatgatgaaaatatcaatgtttgtaagtaaaattcaaaaagtgttacaaaaaatatcaatattcttactttcaaacatttaatttatggccCTATGCCCCTtcctttttgtaagaatattactgtaacactttttgaattttacttacaaacattgatgtttttatcataaattaaatgtttgaaagtaaaatacctataaagaaccgatactttaaataggtaatgcgtactgcatatagtttaacatgcaaatggtctgttaattagttagttagttaattagttgatTAGTTAAgcaattaattagttaattagtttaacatgcaaatagtttgttagtttcggacagacaacagatttagttaattagttaagcagttaattagataaataaaaattagttaattagttaattaattagataattagttaataattaatcagataattagttaatagttaattagtttaactattaactaattagataattagttaagcaattgtcaagcaaataataattgtcaaGCAAGAAGAGggcaaaattgaaagaaatttctTATCTCATTTCTACAAAGCTGTCAGGGAGGCTTCTGCAACGAATTGTTAGTGTTTAGGGGAGGTGAATGTAATTTCTAAACCTAgaggggaggtcagtgaaaatgtcaaaaatctcaggggaggtttctgcaattatccccaGCTATAAATAATCCCCAAATCAAACCAAAGACATCCAATCCATTTTCGCTACTTCAACTTAGCAGTTAGTGGGAGTCAGGATCAGGCGGCAGCATGGCTGATTCCATCCCCCTCCCTCTCAAAGACCGAGTAGCCGTCGTCACCGGCGGCTCCAGGGGAATTGGGCGGGCCATAGCCCTCCATCTTGCCTCTCTCGGAGCCAACCTCGTGATCAACTACTCCTCCAACCCAGCTCAAGCCGACCTCGTAGCCTCCCAAATCAATTCTGCTTCTGCTTCACGCGCCATAACCGTCAGAGCCGATATTTCCGACCCAGCCCAGGTCAGGTCCCTCTTCGACTCCGCCAAGTCCGCCTTCAACTCCTCCCCTGTTCATATCCTCGTCAATTCCGCTGGTGTACTCGACTCCAAGCACCCAACCCTGGCCAACACCGCCCTGGAAGATTTCGACAACATCTTCAACGTTAACGCCAGGGGGGCCTTCTTGTGCTGCAGGGAGGCTGCCAACAGGATCAAGCGCGGCGGCGGAGGGAGGATCATCTGCTTGACCAcctccttggtggccgacttGAGGCCCGGCTTCGCTGCCTATGTGGGGTCCAAAGCCGCTGTGGAGTCCATGGTCAAGATACTGGCCAAGGAGCTCAAGGGAACCGGTATAACCGCCAACTGCGTGGCCCCGGGGCCTATCGCCACGGACATGTTCTTTGCTGGGATGACAGAAGAGATGATCAAGAGGGTTGTGAACGAGAGCCCGCTCGGTAGACTGGGCGAAACAGAGGACGTGGCTCGGCTGGTGGGATTCCTGGCTACTGATGCTGGGGAGTGGGTTAATGGTCAGATCATTCGCGTCAATGGTGGCTACGTCTAAGTCTTCACCCATCCACCATCTCTCTTCTCTCTGAACCACCTCGATGCACGATAATAAATCAAATGGGCTACTTCTATCGGCATTAGTAAATCCTCACTTCATGTCTCCTTTTCATTAATGCAACTGCTGGAGTGTATATTTGGTGTAGTCTCTTTTCTTTGGAATTTACAACCTCGCAAGATTGGCGACGATGTAGTATCTTTTTTCTCCTAGTACCCGCACTGATTGTTAGCCATGATGATTAATGCAATTGTGTCTTTTGACGGTTATGCTGTATTCtacagaaagggaaaaaaaaggtatcTATTCTTCTTTTATACTTGTCCATTTAAGCATGCAAGGCTTTCAATGCGTATGCTGAGTGAAAAACTTTGGCTAGTCCTTGCTACTTTGTGATTCTTGCTGCAACTTGAGCCATCTGCATTTTTATGTTACATTTCATACTCCAAATAAAAATGTATGATTTAACTTTATTAATACTAAAGAGCAGAATAAGCGGGACAGATATGGCAACACCTAACGTTAATTTATTAGTGCAACAAAATGCATTCTCCACTGGAGCTTACTCCTGTTTTGTTGGTTATAAAGGTTTATGAACGTGTAGCTGTTGAGTTCCCGTTTGTTTCCTTTTATGATGATGCAATGCTATTTGTTTTTCATGTTTCCTTCTCCACCATACTTCTTTTGGTGTAAGAATGAGTATATCTTTCAATTTCTGGTAGTATAGAGTTCTATAAGAAGATGTGTTTTTCTGTGGCATTCGCTTTATTTTCTGAAATGCAAATTGCTGGTGTGTTCTGGTTGTTCGTGCCAGCTTGTGCTTGATAGGTAGCCATAGTAAGTGTCTTGTTTAGAGTCCAAAGTCAACCATTTTGCAGAAGGTCTTTGTGTTTTGTCATTTGTGCAGCTTAAGCTTGGTATATTTTCCTGCTCCAATATAATCTGAAGAAACTTTGAACTATTGGCACAAAATTCATGAATTAATTCCAGAATGTATTTATATTAGACATGCTACTCTGGTAGCTATAGATAATTTCTTCCACTGGAAGCAGACATATCTAGGAATATTTGAACTCATACTCCGTTTAATCTGTCTATGTAGCTCAGTTTATTACCTTtacattttctctttccttgcgATGATTTGCCCGCAGGATGATTGGGAATAGATGAGCCAGTGCTTCTCTCCTTCATAACTTAGTTCTTAGAGAATGACAAGTGCAAAAAAAAACTTTACAAAATGCCTCAATGAAAGAAGGTTGATTACTGGGAAGGGGATTGGGACCAGGAGTGTGACAGACATTGAAATGATGAGTTTAGAACAGGGTTTTGCTTTTGATGCTGATTTTAATTAACCTGTCAAGCCAAATGAAGCAAAGTTTGCTCTGCCTACTGTCGGGTTCTGGCTGTTCAATGAAACAAAAATGGTCGATTagaaattttatcattttatgtCAAGTATCATATGGAATGTATGAATATTTCCGGTAACTTGTGAAATCAGTgtctttccccttttttttttcccttccagATGAAGAAGCTGTAGATTAGAAGCCACAGCACAAGTTCCAACTGGTGTAGGACTTCACAATGCATGCCCATGTAGTAAAACTGGGGATTTAGTTGAATCTGAGACGTTTAGTGGAGTAAGAGGGAATGTACGGGGAGGCACAGCACGTTTAGTTAGCCCAAATTATGGATGCATGACTTCTTGTTCCGTAACTTGTGTAGTTTTGTGACTCCTCAGATTGTTGCATTTCAGTCCTTTATTTTTGGGACTAGTGAATCTCAACCGATAGCTCCGACATCCAGAATGAATGAATATGCATCAGCAGAAACTTGGGATTCTTCTCCATGGTAGGGCTAAGAATGAGTGGTTGAATGATAACCGTGAGGTAAGATACAATTAGCTCTAAACTGGTCTTTCTTACAACTGTACAGCTCAATCATTCatatcaatttttgttttttcctttggtATGATGCGAATCATTCATTTATTCTTGGAGGCATCGTTTGAAGTTAAATGGTTGAGGTTTTATTGATTACGTTTGTTAAGTTTAATCATGAATGTCAGCAAAACGAAGTAAATTTATGTATGGAGGGTGGAGGAGGGGTGGATGTAGGTTTATTGGCGGCTGTAAAACTGTAAATGCGGTTGAGGAGCTGCAGGTCAATGATGCAACTGTAGTTTCTGCCACGAACAAAGAAACTACTCCTCCATTCTTAGTCCTAGGAATGAAGGACTGGAAGAAGTAAAGAGTGTGCTGAGTCTGCTGACTTCATAAAAAGTGTACTTTGATAGATTCGTGTTGGTTTATGGAGGGAAATGGAGTGATATATTTGCAGGTTGAAGCTGCTTTTTGACGAGGCTTCCTTTACTTTGTGCAGTTTCTCTTTCGGGTTTTTGGCTTGGAAATGAATCGCTGGAATCGAATTGCTGAGTGTATAAatgttggtccaaaggtcaggGACAGGCAGAAGGGTCCCTCCCTCTTCCTTGAGTTTCTTTTGTTACTGTTAGGGCATCCACAATGCTATTACACTTTGTGGAGTGTAATCCACATGCCACGTCAGCATTCCACTTTCTCCTCTTTTATTACACTTTCACTCACAATGGATTACACTCCACAAGGTGTAATAGCATGGGTTCacaattaatcaaatatttattttaataatacataactcatatcccataaataaataaagtaatttttaaaactaattttgttatttttaaaaaatatttgtcAAACTACTCCAATTTTCATCCATAATcacaaaaaatgaattaaatgagtGAGAGAGTAGAAGTGTGTgagagaataaaagaaataatagaGTAGAATATTGGGATATGTTTTAGTAAAAAGTGTTGTGTATTTATAtagaattataaaaaataatgcCGTTGGAAATAATAGTGCCGTTGGAATGTTAAATTCAATGGGAAGAAAATTGTGCCGTTGGAATATTATATTACCGTTGCCATGGGAAGAAAATTCAACGGATTACACGCATCATACATATGATGCGTGTAATCCGCATGACACGGCTCCACATTGGAGCCGTGTCATGGAGGGGTGTAATGGCTCCCCATTACACCCCCATTGGAGATCTCAGTACATATGATGCGTGTAATCCGTTGAATTTTCTTCCCATGGCAACGGTAATataagtggatttttagaagcAGTATTTGATACTCACTCTGGGTCTAATGCTTGAGAATGAATCAAATAGTAGTAACATGTAAGCCTCTTTTGGCTGGCGACATTGCCAGAGAGCAAAAATTAGGATTCATCATAACAAATTTCTCTTCATGATACAGCTTTGCCCTTACTTAATTAAGTTTTTGCAATTAAGCTTCTAAATTTTGGGGTCTCAAATGACACTCTCCCAAATTACCATATTGCTCCTCCTACATTCTGCCAATCAATCATTTTATATCATTCCCTCTTATCTATTTTCTACTCCAGTGCGTTAATTCGGGGAGAATCGAACCGTGATCGATACTGTAAAGACAATCAACACAACCAAGTGAGCTGCACCCCCCCCCCCTCCACAGGGAATCAAATAGTAGTAACATGTAAGCCTCTTTTGGCTGGCGACATTGCCAGAGAGCAAAAATTAGGATTCATCATAACAAATTTCTCTTCATGATACAGCTTTGCCCTTACTTAATTAAGTTTTTGCAATTAAGCTTCTAAATTTTGGGGTCTCAAATGACACTCTCCCAAATTACCATATTGCTCCTCCTACATTCTGCCAATCAATCATTTTATATCATTCCCTCTTATCTATTTTCTACTCCAGTGCGTTAATTCGGGGAGAATCGAACCGTGATCTATACTGTACAGACAATCAACACAACCAAGTGAGCTgcaccaccccccccccccagggGCCGTCTGGCAGTATCATCTGCCACCtcctttcccttttttcccccctttttctttgcatccTAAACCAAACCGATAtgtttcctttaaaaaaaaaaaaaaacttacaagATTAAGAGGAAAAGCTAATAAAATAATTAAGCAAACAATCGTAACATATTTGGTAAAACAGCAGCAGCAATACGTACTACTGCTGACTAGTGACTGTGAGTAGTTGCGTGGAACTGTGGGTtttaaaccaaaaccaaaaaaagaaaaaaaagaaaaaaaaaggttggaaccggaaaatgaaatgtgaaaagaagGGCGAGTGGTAAGCAGGAAGGAATTGAAAAGGAGGGGGCGGGCGGGGGGAAGGATAGCGGGGGAATTCAAGAAAAAGATTCAAAAGAAGATGAATTAGACTCCGACACCGCCCGAATGGATCTGAGCTCCAGCTGACTGACTGACTGACTATTACTAGTATTCATTCTGATATGTGTTTgtaatttttgtccaaaaaaggcagagagagagagagagggagaggattTTATGATATCATATCAGAATCAGACAACCATCGGAAAGCCCCTTCGCATACTGTCTCAGTAGCGCCCGCCCAGGAAACAACACTCACTTACTTGCACAGCTCTCCGGCCCCCCTTCACTTCAATTCCCACACATAAGTAAATACATCTTCTCTGCTTCGTCCCCTTGCTTGATTCGGCAACCACATTTTACTTTTGCTTTGAGGGttgcggcggcggcggcggcggggATGCATTGCCATTTGGCAATGTAAAAGTCTAAACAACCTACTGCTGCAACATCACGGCAAGAAAAAGATTCCGTAAAGCCCAGATCTTGGCGCTGCAACCCACAAGCAAGAAGCAGCATAATACTCGACGCTAGGGAGGGACTCTCGTCTTGATTAACAGGAAAGGTACCCCCTTCTTCATTTAACTACTACTATTCCATGATCTTCATCTCTCTGTCTGTCTATCTATCTATCTTGGCCCTTGGGAGGGAGGCTTTGTTTATGCCAATTcagttctttcctttttattctcTTACAAGTACGCCTCAAATGTTTATCCCACCGCAGGCTAGGGAGAGGGTTCTTGTCGAGTCCAACACCCAATTTTAGTCGCCACACTGCCTCTTTTCTTGATTGGAATTCACAACGTCATATTTATCCATATTATCAACAACCCTTTTCACGATCCTGTAaataaaaaaacttttttaattAAAAGGCTGTAGCTTTTCATTTTCTCTGCAGTTTTTACGCCCAAAggcatgagttttttttttttttttttggtgacctAGTAAAGAAACTAGAAGCATCCTTTATATCAACATCTTGTGTGGTTGACATTTGTGTGTGCTGCTAGCTTCTTGATTCTACAAGTTTGAAATCTGACATGCCcatgaaaaagatttttttttcctttgatttcacTGCCACAAAGCTAACTTTTTTTCACCTTTTCAAGATCTATGCTTGTGTTACATATCGTGTGCCAACTTCTGTCATTCTCATTTCACAAGTTTGATATCATTGTACAAcgaccatttcttttttttcttttttttttgagtttaaagaaaaaattgacgCGATAAATTCCACTTAACCTCTTCACTGACCGAGATCGTTCCTCAGGGACATATAGGTGGTCTCCCCATGGGAATAAGAAGTCTTAGTCCCATGGTCAGAAGGGAGTTGGAAAATCTTGACAAGGATGCTGACAGTCGAAAATCTGCTATGAAAGCCTTGAAATCCTATGTCAAAGATTTGGATTCCAAAGCTATCCCTCTCTTTCTCGCACAGGTTTCCGAGACCAAAGAAACTGGTTCTTCTGGAGAGTATACGATCTCACTATATGAGGTTCTTGCTCGTGTTCATGGACATAAAATTGTCCCTCAAATTGACAACATCATGACCACTATTATCAAGACTTTGATGTCAAGTGCAGGATCTTTTGCTCTTCACCAAGCTTGCTCTAAGGTGGTTCCGGCAATTGCCAGGTATGGAATGGACCCAACTACTCCCGAGGACAAGAAGAGACACATCATTCACTCTCTCTGTAAGCCTCTCTCCGATTGTCTTTTGGGCAGTCATGAGAGCCTATCTTCTGGAGCTGCTCTTTGTCTGAAGGCTCTAGTAGAGTGCGATAACTGGAGGTTTGCTTCAAACGGGATGGTGAATGAGGTATGTCAGAGAGTTGCTGGAGCTTTGGACAAGCACTTGCAAACTAATTCGCACATGGCACTTGTGATGTCTTTGGCTAAGCACAACAGTTTGACTGTCGAGGCGTATGCAAGGTTGTTGATCCGCACTGGACTGCAGATTCTGAATGAAGATGCCAATTCTCAAAAAAGATTGTCCGCCATTCATATGGTGAACTCTTTGATGAAGTGTTTGGATCACAAAAGCATCTCTTCTGAGTTGGAATTAATAATTAAGGTGATGGAGAACTGTCAGTCTGATCAGATGGCTTACGTAAGTGGGGCTGCTTTTGAAGCATTGCAAACTGCTCGAAAGATATGTACTGAGAAAAGCTCAAAATTTGAGAAAGATATGGTTTCAGTCACTGGCTCAAATTTTGACAGGAGAGGAGatttaagaagaagaaatttgtcGGATTCTGGGGATCAATCACCTCTGACAGCTTCACCTGAATCACAGACTATCAATTCATTTTGTGGGCACGATTCCTTCTTTGACTCCCCAATTTCAACGAATCAGACCTCTCCAGACTTCGCTTATGATCGAAGGAGTGTGAATCGGAAACTGTGGTCAAGGTGTGAGAATGGTGTTTTAGACGTCTCTCTCAAGGATGGTATCTTTTCAGAGGTAACACGCGGAAGTGCCATGGGGAGCTCTGAGCATGATGGTTTTTCTGATTTCTCTGGAGATTATACGGATGGATTTGTTGGATTTTGCCAAACTAGTTCCAGAAATAGAGTTGCCAGAAGTGCCACTCCCAGTCCTCAGGTAGGCCTACTAGGTATTTGAATATTCACACGTCTGGAACAACAATTTCATGCTGGATTTTGAATTCAATAGCAAGAAAATGCCATAAGAAGAAAACATCTCCATGGAGTATGATTTGATGATGCATTTTAAAGAAGTCTAAGATCCTAGTGCACATTTGCATTTGTTTAAATTGAATAGTGAACCTCACCTTTAGAGACAAGAGAATTTGCTGCATAGAATACTCCAAAGCTTTAATTTGTGAACATGTTCATGCTTTGTAGTCTGtttgaaaatgcttttgctTTTGCTGACCCATATGTTTCTCGTGTGCAATATCTATCAGCGTTCTCGCTCTCTCATCAATGTTGACAGTGTAAAGATCTTTGCAACACCAAGAAAGCTAATTCACTCCCTTCAGGATCACAATGAGGAAAGTTCAGACTCTGACAAACCAAATAGGAGATTCAGAAGTCCTTCAAGCCAATATGAAATGACTCCTACTTCAAAATATAAACAGAATGGCGTTCATCAAATGAGGGGCCTTGAGATTAATGGGAATGGGAAGTCACCTACAGGGTCCGAAGCGTTACGAGGAAGCTCCGAATCAGTGTCTTCAACACAAGATATCCCTGCTGAGGATACAACAAAACCTTCTCCAAAGTTGGAAATTCCTAGAGTTGATGGTCTGAAAGGCTACTGGAAGCCTACTCGCAACACACTCGGCATTCTCTTTGTTATATTTGCAACTATTTTATGCTTCATGTTAATTGATGATCAAGGAGAAGGTTACAATCTTGTCCCCACCTAACTTGTGTTTGGTGGCAGGCCATAAGAGCTAATATAGTTCTAGTTGAGTTAATATCCTGGAAAGTAATCAGGCTGATATGCCTTATAAAACAACAAATACTTACTGAGCCGTTTCTTCTTTAGTTGTAGCAGAGCAGTAAACAAGATGAAGAATTTTTGGTACTTTGATTGGCAATCTCCAAAGACTATGGTCCTGTTTTATGTAATAGTGCTACTGAAACATATTGCCATTGAATGATATGCAAAGGATGCAAAAGGGACTTTTCTGCTCCttgcttctttttt
The Coffea arabica cultivar ET-39 chromosome 6c, Coffea Arabica ET-39 HiFi, whole genome shotgun sequence genome window above contains:
- the LOC113695948 gene encoding protein SINE1; amino-acid sequence: MGIRSLSPMVRRELENLDKDADSRKSAMKALKSYVKDLDSKAIPLFLAQVSETKETGSSGEYTISLYEVLARVHGHKIVPQIDNIMTTIIKTLMSSAGSFALHQACSKVVPAIARYGMDPTTPEDKKRHIIHSLCKPLSDCLLGSHESLSSGAALCLKALVECDNWRFASNGMVNEVCQRVAGALDKHLQTNSHMALVMSLAKHNSLTVEAYARLLIRTGLQILNEDANSQKRLSAIHMVNSLMKCLDHKSISSELELIIKVMENCQSDQMAYVSGAAFEALQTARKICTEKSSKFEKDMVSVTGSNFDRRGDLRRRNLSDSGDQSPLTASPESQTINSFCGHDSFFDSPISTNQTSPDFAYDRRSVNRKLWSRCENGVLDVSLKDGIFSEVTRGSAMGSSEHDGFSDFSGDYTDGFVGFCQTSSRNRVARSATPSPQRSRSLINVDSVKIFATPRKLIHSLQDHNEESSDSDKPNRRFRSPSSQYEMTPTSKYKQNGVHQMRGLEINGNGKSPTGSEALRGSSESVSSTQDIPAEDTTKPSPKLEIPRVDGLKGYWKPTRNTLGILFVIFATILCFMLIDDQGEGYNLVPT
- the LOC113695894 gene encoding NADPH-dependent aldehyde reductase-like protein, chloroplastic; amino-acid sequence: MADSIPLPLKDRVAVVTGGSRGIGRAIALHLASLGANLVINYSSNPAQADLVASQINSASASRAITVRADISDPAQVRSLFDSAKSAFNSSPVHILVNSAGVLDSKHPTLANTALEDFDNIFNVNARGAFLCCREAANRIKRGGGGRIICLTTSLVADLRPGFAAYVGSKAAVESMVKILAKELKGTGITANCVAPGPIATDMFFAGMTEEMIKRVVNESPLGRLGETEDVARLVGFLATDAGEWVNGQIIRVNGGYV